In a genomic window of Brassica rapa cultivar Chiifu-401-42 chromosome A10, CAAS_Brap_v3.01, whole genome shotgun sequence:
- the LOC103844594 gene encoding protoporphyrinogen oxidase 1, chloroplastic, translating to MDLSLLRPQPFLSPFSNPFPRSRPYKPLNLRCSVSGGSVVGSSTIEGGGGGKTVTADCVIVGGGISGLCIAQALVTKHPDAAKNVMVTEAKDRVGGNIITREEQGFLWEEGPNSFQPSDPMLTMVVDSGLKDDLVLGDPTAPRFVLWNGKLRPVPSKLTDLPFFDLMSIGGKIRAGFGAIGIRPSPPGREESVEEFVRRNLGDEVFERLIEPFCSGVYAGDPAKLSMKAAFGKVWKLEENGGSIIGGAFKAIQAKNKAPKTTRDPRLPKPKGQTVGSFRKGLTMLPEAISARLGDKVKVSWKLSSITKLASGEYSLTYETPEGIVTVQSKSVVMTVPSHVASSLLRPLSDSAAEALSKLYYPPVAAVSISYAKEAIRSECLIDGELKGFGQLHPRTQKVETLGTIYSSSLFPNRAPPGRVLLLNYIGGATNTGILSKSEGELVEAVDRDLRKMLIKPSSTDPLVLGVKVWPQAIPQFLIGHIDLVDAAKASLSSSGHEGLFLGGNYVAGVALGRCVEGAYETATQVNDFMSRYAYK from the exons ATGGATTTGTCTCTTCTCCGTCCGCAGCCATTCCTATCGCCATTCTCAAATCCATTTCCTCGGTCGCGTCCCTACAAGCCTCTCAACCTCCGTTGCTCCGTATCCGGTGGATCCGTCGTCGGCTCTTCTACAATCGAAGGCGGAGGAGGAGGTAAAACCGTCACGGCGGACTGCGTGATCGTCGGCGGAGGAATCAGCGGCCTGTGCATTGCGCAAGCGCTCGTGACGAAGCACCCAGACGCTGCAAAGAATGTGATGGTGACGGAGGCGAAGGACCGTGTGGGAGGGAATATCATCACGCGAGAGGAGCAAGGGTTTCTATGGGAAGAAGGTCCCAACAGCTTTCAGCCGTCTGATCCTATGCTCACTATGGTG GTAGATAGTGGTTTGAAAGATGATCTAGTCTTGGGAGATCCTACTGCTCCGAGGTTTGTGTTGTGGAATGGGAAGCTGAGGCCGGTTCCGTCGAAGCTAACTGACTTGCCTTTCTTTGACTTGATGAGTATTGGAGGGAAGATTAGAGCTGGGTTTGGTGCCATTGGTATTCGACCTTCACCTCCG GGTCGTGAGGAATCAGTGGAAGAGTTTGTAAGGCGTAATCTTGGTGATGAGGTTTTTGAGCGCTTGATTGAACCCTTTTGCTCAG GTGTTTATGCGGGAGATCCTGCGAAACTGAGTATGAAAGCAGCTTTTGGGAAGGTTTGGAAGCTAGAGGAGAATGGTGGGAGCATCATTGGTGGTGCTTTTAAGGCAATTCAAGCGAAAAATAAAGCTCCCAAGACAACCCGAGATCC GCGTCTGCCAAAGCCAAAGGGCCAAACTGTTGGTTCTTTCAGGAAAGGACTCACAATGCTGCCAGAGGCAATCTCCGCAAG GTTGGGTGACAAGGTGAAAGTTTCTTGGAAGCTCTCAAGTATCACTAAGCTGGCCAGCGGAGAATATAGCTTAACTTACGAAACTCCGGAGGGTATAGTCACTGTACAGAGCAAAAGTGTAGTGATGACTGTGCCATCTCATGTTGCTAGTAGTCTCTTGCGCCCTCTCTCT GATTCTGCAGCTGAAGCGCTCTCAAAACTCTACTATCCGCCAGTTGCAGCCGTATCCATCTCATACGCGAAAGAAGCAATCCGAAGCGAATGCTTAATAGATGGTGAACTAAAAGGGTTCGGCCAGTTGCATCCACGCACGCAAAAAGTGGAAACTCTTG GAACAATATACAGTTCATCGCTCTTTCCCAACCGAGCACCGCCTGGAAGAGTATTGCTATTGAACTACATCGGTGGAGCTACCAACACTGGGATCTTATCAAAG TCGGAAGGTGAGTTAGTGGAAGCAGTAGATAGAGACTTGAGGAAGATGCTGATAAAGCCAAGCTCGACCGATCCACTTGTACTTGGAGTAAAAGTATGGCCTCAAGCCATTCCTCAGTTTCTGATAGGTCACATTGATTTGGTAGACGCTGCGAAAGCATCTCTCTCGTCGTCTGGTCATGAGGGCTTATTCTTGGGTGGAAATTACGTTGCCGGTGTAGCATTGGGTCGGTGTGTGGAAGGTGCTTATGAAACTGCAACCCAAGTGAATGATTTCATGTCAAGGTATGCTTACAAGTAA
- the LOC103844592 gene encoding LOW QUALITY PROTEIN: chitinase 10 (The sequence of the model RefSeq protein was modified relative to this genomic sequence to represent the inferred CDS: deleted 1 base in 1 codon), with protein sequence MSKSTLYKFLHLYNEQNPRSYYTKNTIILLQMAQHLSLLFWIFLSFFSILSSSQTEATTVTRLVPKSLYDSMFIHKDNTACPAANGFYTYESFAEATRRFPRFGSVGSMETRRREVAAFLAQISHETTGGWPTAPDGPYAWGLCFKEEISPQSNYCDSSNTEWPCFSNKTYHGRGPIQLSWNYNYGPAGRALGFDGLRNPEIVANNSVIAFQTALWFWMTEQSPKPSCHDVMIGRYMPTEADLAANRTGGFGLTTNIINGGLECGIAGDGRVNDRIGFYQRYAGLLNVGTGPNLDCENQRPFA encoded by the exons ATGTCAAAGTCAACTCTTTACAAATTTTTACATCTATATAACGAACAAAACCCTCGTTCTTATTACACAAAAAACACCATAATCCTTCTACAAATGGCTCAACACTTATCTCTTCTCTTTTGGATCTTTCTCTCATTCTTCTCAATACTGTCGTCTAGCCAAACCGAGGCTACCACAGTCACGCGTTTGGTACCAAAATCACTTTACGACTCTATGTTCATCCACAAAGACAATACTGCTTGTCCCGCG GCAAATGGTTTCTACACTTATGAATCCTTTGCGGAGGCGACAAGGCGGTTTCCAAGATTTGGTAGCGTCGGATCCATGGAGACGCGACGACGCGAAGTGGCAGCGTTTTTGGCTCAGATTTCACACGAAACAACCGGAGGGTGGCCAACGGCACCGGACGGACCGTATGCTTGGGGTTTGTGTTTTAAAGAAGAAATAAGTCCACAAAGCAATTATTGTGATTCTTCTAATACGGAATGGCCTTGTTTCTCTAACAAGACTTACCATGGAAGAGGTCCAATTCAACTCTCGTG GAACTATAACTACGGACCGGCCGGTCGAGCTTTAGGATTCGACGGTCTAAGGAATCCTGAGATAGTGGCGAATAATTCAGTGATAGCTTTCCAAACAGCACTTTGGTTTTGGATGACGGAGCAGAGTCCCAAACCATCATGCCATGACGTTATGATCGGTAGATACATGCCTACGGAGGCGGATTTAGCAGCTAACCGGACCGGTGGTTTCGGTTTAACCACGAACATTATAAATGGCGGTTTAGAATGCGGGATAGCTGGAGATGGGCGGGTCAATGACCGGATCGGGTTTTATCAGAGATATGCTGGGCTGTTAAATGTAGGAACTGGGCCTAATTTGGACTGTGAAAACCAGAGGCCCTTCGCTTAA
- the LOC103844723 gene encoding putative F-box protein At4g21240 → MREEQAEDGERIIQYKEEDSICKLLEVELIPLDLIHDIVLRLPAKSAVRFRCVSKLWASIITRPYFITSFAFMTSSRLRLLVCIKTSDKRRLFVSLPQHEHPHTSYSDVERYQMDPPEFDTGNYEPYSESVHGLICCGNFMGETVVWNPSMRQHVTLPEPAEFRFKSYFLGYDPVEDKYKVFCIASSSNNDPIVFTLGPQESWRVIKNSPKHYTPRWPMGHRGVCINGHAYYEASICFEVDAITQWEVVLVSFDVRYEKFRIIRKPDDPKLCPLLLNYQGKLAWVCEDRDEKKLVSSLRFWILEDEEKQEWSLRDYLMPFQIWPRRDPIWRVYLSLDGVTQDTGVEYEEYEEYSGSETFEVHLYSNHSESLMSLENVPRYVSPINWNQ, encoded by the exons ATGCGAGAAGAACAAGCGGAAGATGGGGAGAGAATAATACAATATAAAGAAGAAGATAGTATTTGTAAGCTTTTAGAGGTAGAGCTGATCCCTCTTGATCTTATTCATGATATAGTCTTGAGACTGCCCGCTAAATCTGCTGTGAGGTTTCGTTGTGTCTCGAAGCTATGGGCGTCCATCATCACTCGTCCATATTTCATCACGTCGTTCGCGTTCATGACTTCATCTCGGCTACGTCTTCTTGTATGCATCAAAACAAGTGACAAGAGGCGCTTATTTGTCTCACTGCCCCAACATGAACACCCGCACACGTCCTACTCTGATGTGGAACGTTATCAGATGGATCCCCCTGAATTTGATACTGGTAACTACGAACCCTATTCCGAGTCGGTCCACGGATTGATATGTTGTGGAAATTTTATGGGGGAGACTGTAGTTTGGAATCCTTCCATGAGGCAACATGTAACCTTACCCGAACCAGCTGAATTCAGGTTTAAGAGTTACTTTTTAGGGTACGATCCGGTCGAAGATAAGTATAAAGTATTTTGCATTGCGAGCAGCTCAAACAATGATCCTATTGTCTTCACATTGGGGCCTCAAGAATCATGGAGAGTGATAAAAAATAGCCCTAAACATTATACTCCTCGATGGCCCATGGGACATCGAGGTGTATGCATCAACGGGCATGCATATTATGAAGCGAGTATATGTTTTGAAGTCGATGCTATTACTCAATGGGAAGTCGTCCTTGTGAGTTTCGATGTGAGGTACGAGAAGTTCAGAATAATTAGAAAACCAGACGATCCTAAACTTTGTCCTTTGCTGCTTAACTACCAAGGAAAATTAGCATGGGTTTGTGAAGACCGTGATGAAAAGAAATTAGTCTCTTCTCTAAGATTTTGGATTTTGGAGGATGAAGAGAAACAAGAATGGTCGCTTAGAGACTATCTCATGCCTTTTCAAATTTGGCCTCGACGTGACCCTATCTGGCGAGTTTACTTGTCGCTAGATGGTGTTACTCAGGATACTG GGGTTGAATACGAGGAATACGAGGAGTATAGTGGTTCAGAAACCTTCGAAGTCCATTTATATTCGAATCACAGCGAGAGTCTCATGTCTTTGGAGAACGTTCCTCGCTATGTTTCTCCCATCAACTGGAACCAATAA
- the LOC103844722 gene encoding phosphatidylinositol 4-kinase gamma 2 translates to MVEEVQQPSTIGVIVKGIDNIKYAEKIKGTSNGTYLMKGLREEMIAVFKPIQEETFYRAGKKKGYKADREVAAFILDHPAQEGGEGFGRVPPTSFARARYTNGETTDWDSGSLQQYVPNQEWNQRPEVFAIDDVQRLSLVDVRFGNNDRHNGNILNSNTNGGRLIPIDHGECFPTEWNNYRFIWTTWAQAAFPYPYYMVDYVKSLDVKNDLNTLKENGIELGERSEFIYKVQNRVLQAGVLGGYTPKDIGKFMTKAYRSKKEKAPRTIIDVMNCMSGIPEAWSVEERQVLELVHEKTTSALDYNRSLSEENLKGSTSTYRR, encoded by the exons ATGGTAGAAGAAGTTCAACAACCGTCTACGATTGGAGTGATTGTGAAGGGGATAGATAATATCAAGTATGCAGAAAAGATTAAGGGTACATCAAATGGTACTTACTTAATGAAGGGTCTGCGTGAAGAGATGATAGCTGTGTTCAAACCTATTCAAGAAGAAACTTTCTATAGAGCTGGAAAGAAGAAGGGTTACAAAGCGGACAGAGAAGTTGCGGCGTTCATTTTAGATCATCCAGCACAAGAAGGGGGAGAAGGATTCGGACGTGTACCACCTACAAGCTTTGCGCGTGCCAGATACACTAATGGAGAAACAACAGACTGGGACAGCGGTTCGCTTCAGCAGTACGTCCCGAATCAAGAGTGGAATCAAAGGCCAGAAGTGTTTGCTattgatgatgttcaaagactgagtttggTTGATGTGCGCTTTGGAAACAATGATAGGCATAATGGCAACATATTGAATTCAAACACAAATGGGGGAAGGTTAATCCCAATTGATCACGGTGAATGCTTTCCTACAGAG tggaACAATTATAGATTTATTTGGACAACATGGGCTCAAGCAGCATTTCCGTATCCATATTATATGGTTGATTATGTGAAGAGCCTAGATGTCAAAAATGATCTCAATACTTTGAAGGAAAATGGGATAGAGCTGGGAGAGAGGTCTGAATTTATTTACAAAGTTCAAAACAGAGTTCTACAAGCAGGTGTTCTTGGTGGTTATACTCCAAAAGATATTGGAAAATTCATGACAAAAGCCTATCGCAGCAAAAAAGAGAAGGCTCCAAGAACTATTATAGATGTTATGAACTGCATGAGTGGTATACCAGAAGCTTGGAGTGTTGAAGAGAGACAGGTGCTGGAGTTAGTCCACGAGAAGACCACAAGTGCACTAGATTACAATAGAAG TTTGTCTGAGGAGAATTTGAAGGGTTCGACATCAACATATCGACGCTAG
- the LOC103844591 gene encoding pentatricopeptide repeat-containing protein At1g02370, mitochondrial yields MNFRNLIASGSRLGKRFCATVFSPASSAGVVESSVSASPTAASRQREIYKKLSKLSVTGGTVTQTLNQFIMEGTPVRKDDLFRCAKDLRKFRRHQHALEIFDWMEMRKMTLSIADHAIRLDLIAKTKGLEAAESYFNGLDPSTKSHQSTYGALMNCYCVELKEEKAKSHFEKMDELNFVNNTLPFNNMMSMYMRLGQPEKVPVLVDEMKKREISPCGITYSIWMQSCGSLNDLEGLEKVIDEMNKDSEAKTTWNTFSSLAGIYTKAGLHEKAESALRTMEEKMNPNNRDAHHFLISLYAGISKASEVERVWESLKKARPEVNNISYLVMLQALSKLGDIDGVKRVFTEWESKCYAYDMRLGNIAINAYLKGGMYREAEMIMEGALKKCKGPFSKSRQLLMVHLLEKGEAGLAMKHLEAAASDLVENRDDEWSWSSELVSLFFLHFEKAKDVEGAEELCRILSKWRPLDSETVTFLIKTYAAAEKTCPDMRERLFREQIEVSEEMQDLLETVCPQN; encoded by the exons ATGAACTTCCGCAATCTGATAGCCTCCGGCTCCCGCCTCGGGAAGAGGTTCTGCGCAACGGTCTTCTCTCCGGCGTCTTCCGCCGGCGTCGTCGAGTCCTCTGTTTCCGCTTCTCCGACGGCGGCGTCACGGCAGCGAGAGATCTACAAGAAGCTCTCCAAGCTCAGCGTCACGGGAGGGACAGTGACGCAGACGCTGAATCAGTTCATCATGGAAGGCACTCCCGTCAGAAAAGACGATCTCTTTCGCTGCGCCAAAGACCTTCGCAAGTTCCGCCGCCATCAACACGCCCTcgag ATCTTTGATTGGATGGAGATGAGGAAGATGACGTTATCAATCGCCGACCACGCGATTCGTTTGGATCTGATCGCAAAGACTAAAGGCTTAGAAGCTGCGGAGAGCTACTTCAACGGTTTAGATCCTTCCACGAAGAGTCATCAGTCTACTTACGGAGCGCTAATGAACTGTTACTGCGTGGAGCTCAAGGAAGAGAAAGCAAAGTCTCATTTCGAGAAAATGGATGAGCTTAACTTCGTTAACAATACGCTGCCGTTTAACAACATGATGTCAATGTACATGCGGTTAGGCCAGCCAGAGAAGGTACCTGTGCTTGTTGATGAGATGAAAAAGAGGGAGATATCTCCTTGTGGGATCACTTACTCTATATGGATGCAGAGCTGCGGAAGCTTAAACGACTTAGAAGGGTTAGAGAAGGTTATTGATGAGATGAACAAAGACAGTGAAGCTAAAACCACTTGGAACACTTTCTCTAGCTTAGCTGGGATCTACACCAAAGCTGGTCTTCACGAGAAGGCGGAGTCAGCTCTGAGAACCATGGAGGAGAAGATGAATCCTAACAACCGAGACGCGCACCATTTTCTCATCAGCTTGTACGCCGGAATCTCGAAGGCTTCCGAGGTTGAGCGAGTTTGGGAGTCGCTGAAGAAGGCTCGTCCTGAGGTCAACAACATTAGCTACTTAGTCATGTTGCAAGCTCTGAGTAAGCTAGGTGATATAGATGGGGTTAAGAGGGTCTTCACTGAGTGGGAATCCAAATGCTATGCTTACGATATGAGGCTGGGGAATATAGCAATCAACGCGTATCTCAAAGGAGGTATGTATCGAGAAGCGGAGATGATTATGGAGGGAGCGTTGAAGAAGTGCAAAGGGCCTTTTTCGAAGTCGAGACAGCTTCTGATGGTTCATCTGTTGGAGAAGGGTGAAGCTGGTTTGGCTATGAAGCATTTGGAAGCAGCAGCTTCTGATTTGGTAGAGAATAGAGATGATGAGTGGAGCTGGAGCTCGGAGCTAGTGAGCTTGTTTTTCCTTCACTTTGAGAAAGCTAAAGATGTGGAAGGAGCGGAGGAGTTGTGCAGGATCTTGTCCAAGTGGAGACCTCTTGACTCTGAAACAGTGACTTTTCTTATAAAGACTTATGCAGCAGCTGAGAAGACTTGTCCGGACATGCGTGAGAGATTGTTCCGAGAGCAGATTGAAGTAAGCGAGGAGATGCAAGACTTGCTTGAAACTGTTTGTCCTCAAAATTAA
- the LOC103844590 gene encoding uncharacterized protein LOC103844590 isoform X1 — protein MDQLIPGEHDLELDIEAGLAHATQESTSDTVSGNNGVSFGVSEKTDDDLNYPLMGTTEKTSSQSLDLSGGKRNDIVKVKKSRKASKPPRPPKGPSFTANDHKVMKEIAELAMRKRARIERMKNSLRRMKAAKSLSSSSSSSPYSCISIFSVVVTALFFGFLVFQGLFAGNMTMSSDNSPAPTGSPNTQLISVQFYNDFAPVEQTDPSPATSYRYTRKRVSGAEED, from the exons ATGGATCAATTGATTCCAGGAGAACATGATCTTGAACTAGACATCGAAGCTGGTCTAGCTCATGCTACGCAAGAATCCACTTCAGATACTGTTTCAGGGAACAATGGGGTGAGCTTCGGTGTGTCTGAAAAGACTGATGATGATCTGAATTATCCCCTAATGGGAACAACAGAAAAAACAAGCAGCCAAAGTTTAGATCTTTCTGGTGGAAAACGCAATGATATTGTTAAAGTTAAGAAGTCGAGAAAGGCTTCGAAGCCACCGAGACCTCCTAAAGGCCCTTCTTTCACTGCAAATGACCATAAGGTGATGAAGGAAATAGCAGAGCTCGCTATGCGAAAACGCGCAAGGATCGAAAGGATGAAAAATTCCCTGAGAAGAATGAAAGCAGCCAagtcattatcatcatcatcatcatcatccccgTATTCATGCATTAGCATCTTCTCAGTGGTAGTAACGGCTCTGTTCTTCGGCTTCTTAGTCTTTCAAG GATTGTTTGCAGGCAATATGACTATGAGTTCAGACAACTCGCCTGCGCCAACTGGTTCACCTAACACCCAACTGATCTCAGTTCAGTTCTACAATGATTTTGCTCCCGTTGAGCAAACCGATCCCAGTCCAGCCACCTCGTACAG ATACACGAGGAAGCGAGTTTCGGGTGCAGAAGAAGACTAG
- the LOC103844590 gene encoding uncharacterized protein LOC103844590 isoform X2, producing the protein MDQLIPGEHDLELDIEAGLAHATQESTSDTVSGNNGVSFGVSEKTDDDLNYPLMGTTEKTSSQSLDLSGGKRNDIVKVKKSRKASKPPRPPKGPSFTANDHKVMKEIAELAMRKRARIERMKNSLRRMKAAKSLSSSSSSSPYSCISIFSVVVTALFFGFLVFQGNMTMSSDNSPAPTGSPNTQLISVQFYNDFAPVEQTDPSPATSYRYTRKRVSGAEED; encoded by the exons ATGGATCAATTGATTCCAGGAGAACATGATCTTGAACTAGACATCGAAGCTGGTCTAGCTCATGCTACGCAAGAATCCACTTCAGATACTGTTTCAGGGAACAATGGGGTGAGCTTCGGTGTGTCTGAAAAGACTGATGATGATCTGAATTATCCCCTAATGGGAACAACAGAAAAAACAAGCAGCCAAAGTTTAGATCTTTCTGGTGGAAAACGCAATGATATTGTTAAAGTTAAGAAGTCGAGAAAGGCTTCGAAGCCACCGAGACCTCCTAAAGGCCCTTCTTTCACTGCAAATGACCATAAGGTGATGAAGGAAATAGCAGAGCTCGCTATGCGAAAACGCGCAAGGATCGAAAGGATGAAAAATTCCCTGAGAAGAATGAAAGCAGCCAagtcattatcatcatcatcatcatcatccccgTATTCATGCATTAGCATCTTCTCAGTGGTAGTAACGGCTCTGTTCTTCGGCTTCTTAGTCTTTCAAG GCAATATGACTATGAGTTCAGACAACTCGCCTGCGCCAACTGGTTCACCTAACACCCAACTGATCTCAGTTCAGTTCTACAATGATTTTGCTCCCGTTGAGCAAACCGATCCCAGTCCAGCCACCTCGTACAG ATACACGAGGAAGCGAGTTTCGGGTGCAGAAGAAGACTAG